In one Rutidosis leptorrhynchoides isolate AG116_Rl617_1_P2 chromosome 8, CSIRO_AGI_Rlap_v1, whole genome shotgun sequence genomic region, the following are encoded:
- the LOC139862197 gene encoding heavy metal-associated isoprenylated plant protein 21-like, with product MGALEYLSNFFSVTSSRSTSRNRRKPLQTVEIKVKMDCDGCERRVKNSVKYMKGVKTVEVNRKQSKVTVSGNIDPNKVLKNVKSTGKRAEFWPYIPYNLVSYPYATQAYDKRAPAGHVKNVVQAVSVHNTTDEQMAHLFSDDNPNACSIM from the exons ATGGGAGCACTTGAATATCTATCAAACTTCTTTAGCGTCACAAGTAGCAGAAGCACAAGTAGAAATAGAAGAAAACCATTGCAG ACTGTTGAAATAAAAGTCAAAATGGACTGTGATGGATGTGAAAGAAGGGTCAAGAATTCTGTTAAATACATGAAAG GAGTGAAGACTGTGGAGGTTAACAGAAAGCAAAGTAAGGTAACTGTTAGTGGAAATATTGATCCAAACAAGGTTCTAAAGAATGTCAAAAGCACAGGAAAAAGAGCTGAATTCTGGCCGTACATACCCTACAATTTGGTGAGTTATCCGTACGCGACTCAAGCGTATGACAAACGGGCTCCTGCGGGCCATGTTAAGAACGTCGTTCAGGCTGTCTCCGTCCATAATACCACCGATGAACAGATGGCCCATCTCTTTAGTGACGATAATCCTAATGCTTGTTCGATTATGTAA